The Streptomyces sp. NBC_00440 genome contains a region encoding:
- a CDS encoding peptidoglycan D,D-transpeptidase FtsI family protein, with protein sequence MPSKEPPRRRVPGPARPARPAARSARPGQRRPRPARRPRTLRLGSPRPRLRLVSLALALVMAVFVVRLLQVQAIDASAYTAKADKNRYLSHTLTAERGEITDRSGVALAASVDAYDITADPTMFSRAQSHATDAPEQAGALLAPILGEDAEAIARKLRTPDTRYVLLASRQTPQVWNQIKDLKNVFAQKASADKAKGGKGADVMAGVFQEPSTKRVYPNGDLAAGVLGWVNSAGQGAGGLESSLNKELAGKNGKITYAQSGGRTVPTAGTSEKPAVPGSDVELTLDRDIQWAAQSAIAAQVKESRADRGYVVVQDTRSGQVLAMADAPGFDPNDLTHADPAALGNAAVQDAYEPGSVSKIMSMAAIIQQGVATPTTHVTVPNRLHRGDRLFKDDVDHDTWSLTLNGVLAKSSNIGTIEAAGQLGKTQPEANRVLYSYLHKFGIGSPTGVGFPGETSGILAKPQDWSTSQQYTIPFGQGLSLSALQAASVYSTIANGGVRVQPSLISGIKGPDGRFTPSPAPKESRVVSERTAKTVSRMLESVVSDVEGTGISARIPGYRVAGKTGTANRVDPKTGRYSGYTASFAGFAPADKPRVTVYCAIQNPTSGSHFGGSTCGPVYKKVMEFALKTLQTPPTGKKADPLPVTFGPHQ encoded by the coding sequence GTGCCGTCCAAGGAACCCCCGCGCCGCCGCGTACCAGGACCCGCGCGTCCGGCACGGCCCGCCGCACGGAGCGCACGCCCGGGGCAGCGCCGCCCGCGCCCCGCACGCCGGCCCAGGACACTGCGGCTCGGCAGCCCGCGCCCCCGGCTGCGGCTCGTCAGCCTCGCCCTGGCCCTCGTGATGGCGGTCTTCGTCGTACGGCTGCTCCAGGTCCAGGCCATCGACGCGAGTGCCTACACGGCCAAGGCGGACAAGAACCGCTATCTCAGCCACACGCTGACCGCCGAGCGCGGGGAGATCACCGACCGCAGCGGTGTGGCCCTGGCCGCCAGCGTCGACGCGTACGACATCACGGCCGACCCCACGATGTTCAGCCGGGCCCAGAGCCACGCAACCGACGCCCCCGAGCAGGCGGGCGCTCTGCTCGCGCCGATCCTCGGTGAGGACGCCGAGGCGATCGCGCGGAAACTCAGGACGCCCGACACCCGTTACGTACTGCTGGCGAGCCGGCAGACCCCGCAGGTCTGGAACCAGATCAAGGACCTGAAGAACGTCTTCGCGCAGAAGGCGTCCGCGGACAAGGCCAAGGGCGGCAAGGGTGCCGATGTGATGGCCGGGGTCTTCCAGGAGCCGAGCACCAAACGCGTGTATCCGAACGGCGACCTCGCAGCCGGGGTGCTCGGCTGGGTCAACTCGGCGGGCCAGGGCGCCGGCGGCCTGGAGTCCTCGCTGAACAAGGAGCTGGCGGGCAAGAACGGCAAGATCACCTATGCCCAGTCGGGCGGCCGTACGGTGCCGACCGCCGGGACGAGCGAGAAGCCGGCCGTCCCCGGCTCGGACGTCGAACTGACCCTGGACCGCGACATCCAGTGGGCCGCGCAGAGCGCCATCGCCGCCCAGGTGAAGGAGTCCAGGGCCGACCGCGGCTATGTGGTGGTGCAGGACACCAGGAGCGGTCAGGTCCTCGCCATGGCCGACGCGCCCGGCTTCGACCCCAACGACCTGACCCACGCCGACCCCGCCGCACTCGGCAACGCCGCGGTCCAGGACGCCTACGAGCCGGGCTCCGTCAGCAAGATCATGTCCATGGCCGCCATCATCCAGCAGGGGGTGGCCACCCCGACGACCCATGTCACCGTCCCCAACCGGCTGCACCGCGGGGACCGGCTCTTCAAGGACGACGTCGACCACGACACCTGGTCGCTGACGCTCAACGGCGTACTGGCCAAGTCCAGCAACATCGGCACCATCGAGGCCGCGGGCCAGCTCGGCAAGACGCAGCCCGAGGCCAACAGGGTCCTCTACTCCTATCTGCACAAGTTCGGCATCGGAAGTCCCACCGGGGTCGGCTTCCCCGGCGAGACATCGGGGATCCTGGCCAAGCCGCAGGACTGGTCGACGTCCCAGCAGTACACGATCCCGTTCGGACAGGGGCTCTCGCTCAGCGCGCTCCAGGCGGCCTCCGTGTACTCCACGATCGCCAACGGCGGTGTACGCGTGCAGCCCTCGCTGATCAGCGGCATCAAGGGCCCCGACGGCCGCTTCACCCCGTCGCCGGCCCCGAAGGAGAGCCGGGTCGTGAGCGAGCGGACGGCGAAGACGGTCTCCCGGATGCTGGAGTCGGTCGTCAGCGATGTGGAGGGCACCGGCATCTCCGCCCGTATCCCCGGCTACCGGGTCGCGGGCAAGACGGGAACGGCCAACCGGGTGGACCCGAAGACAGGCCGCTACAGCGGATACACCGCCTCCTTCGCGGGCTTCGCCCCCGCCGACAAACCCCGGGTCACCGTCTACTGCGCCATCCAGAACCCCACCAGCGGAAGCCACTTCGGCGGCTCCACCTGTGGCCCTGTCTACAAAAAGGTCATGGAGTTCGCCCTCAAGACCCTCCAGACCCCGCCGACCGGCAAGAAGGCCGACCCGCTGCCGGTCACCTTCGGCCCTCACCAGTGA
- a CDS encoding FtsB family cell division protein, which produces MSKPPRQLKGRAARLAALMPAGPGRAARMPFVLLVVVLLGGGLITLLLLNSALNEGSFKLSKDQKQITELTDEEQALQRDVDGRSAPGALEKRARELGMVPGGGPAFLDPDGKVLGQAAESTAQPAPPPPATPKPSATPSAPAATPSGGAPSAPAGTTAAPTHTPGR; this is translated from the coding sequence GTGAGCAAGCCGCCCCGGCAGTTGAAGGGCCGGGCCGCGCGGCTCGCCGCGCTGATGCCGGCCGGGCCCGGCAGAGCGGCCCGGATGCCCTTCGTGCTGCTGGTCGTGGTGCTGCTCGGCGGTGGCCTGATCACGCTCCTGCTGCTCAACTCGGCGCTGAACGAAGGTTCCTTCAAGCTCAGCAAGGACCAGAAGCAGATCACCGAGCTGACCGACGAGGAACAGGCGCTGCAGCGGGACGTCGACGGCCGCTCCGCACCCGGGGCGCTGGAGAAGCGGGCCCGCGAACTCGGCATGGTGCCGGGCGGCGGCCCCGCCTTCCTCGACCCGGACGGCAAGGTCCTGGGCCAGGCCGCCGAGTCCACGGCGCAGCCCGCACCGCCGCCCCCGGCCACGCCCAAGCCGTCCGCCACCCCTTCGGCACCGGCCGCGACCCCCTCGGGCGGCGCGCCCTCCGCGCCGGCCGGCACGACAGCGGCGCCGACCCATACCCCCGGCAGGTGA
- the rsmH gene encoding 16S rRNA (cytosine(1402)-N(4))-methyltransferase RsmH: MSQSRHVPVMLQRCLDLLAPALAQPGAVVVDCTLGLGGHSEALLSTFPAARLIALDRDKEALRLSGERLAPFGDRATLVHAVYDELPEVLDRLDVPRVQGVLFDLGVSSMQLDEADRGFAYAQDAPLDMRMDQTTGMGAAEVLNTYPPGELVRILRAYGEEKQAKRIVSAVVREREREPFTNSARLVELIRDSLPQAAKRTGGNPAKRTFQALRIEVNGELTVLERAIPAAVKSLAVGGRIAVLSYHSLEDRLVKQVFAAGAANTAPAGLPVVPERYQPRLKLLTRGAELPAEEEVADNRRAAPARLRGAQRIREEAL, translated from the coding sequence ATGAGCCAGTCCCGACATGTCCCGGTGATGCTCCAGCGATGCCTGGACCTGTTGGCCCCGGCGCTCGCCCAGCCCGGTGCGGTCGTCGTCGACTGCACCCTCGGCCTCGGCGGCCACAGCGAGGCGCTCCTTTCGACCTTCCCGGCGGCCCGGCTGATCGCACTCGACCGCGACAAGGAAGCCCTGCGGCTCTCCGGCGAGCGGCTCGCGCCGTTCGGCGACCGGGCCACCTTGGTGCACGCCGTCTACGACGAACTGCCCGAGGTCCTGGACCGGCTGGACGTCCCGCGCGTACAGGGAGTCCTCTTCGACCTCGGCGTCTCGTCGATGCAGCTGGACGAGGCGGACCGCGGTTTCGCCTATGCCCAGGACGCCCCGCTCGACATGCGGATGGACCAGACGACCGGCATGGGCGCCGCGGAGGTGCTCAACACCTACCCGCCCGGCGAACTGGTCCGGATCCTGCGCGCGTACGGCGAGGAGAAGCAGGCCAAGCGGATCGTCTCCGCTGTCGTACGGGAGCGCGAGAGGGAACCGTTCACCAACAGCGCCCGGCTGGTCGAGCTGATCCGCGACTCGCTGCCGCAGGCCGCCAAGCGCACCGGCGGCAACCCCGCCAAGCGCACCTTCCAGGCCCTGCGCATCGAGGTCAACGGCGAACTGACCGTGCTGGAGCGTGCCATTCCGGCCGCCGTGAAGAGCCTCGCCGTGGGCGGGCGCATCGCCGTCCTCTCGTACCACTCGCTTGAGGACCGGCTGGTCAAACAGGTCTTCGCGGCGGGCGCTGCCAACACGGCGCCGGCCGGTCTGCCGGTGGTTCCCGAGCGTTACCAGCCACGGCTCAAGCTCCTCACCCGCGGTGCGGAACTTCCCGCGGAGGAGGAGGTCGCGGACAACAGGCGCGCGGCACCCGCCCGGTTGCGGGGTGCGCAGCGCATCCGCGAGGAGGCGCTGTGA
- a CDS encoding beta-class carbonic anhydrase translates to MSTAAHSPAEPTPSRPHLAVSDGGTVTDRLVESNRHYAEAFKDPGMDARPVLQVAVVACMDARLDLHKALGLDLGDCHTIRNAGGVVTDDVIRSLTISQRALGTRSVILIHHTSCGLESLTEDFRIELEEEVGQRPPWAVESFRDVDQDVRQSMQRVRTSPFLLHTDDVRGFVFDVRAGLLREIDPAGQNPQE, encoded by the coding sequence ATGTCGACCGCTGCGCACTCTCCCGCAGAGCCCACCCCGTCCCGTCCGCACCTGGCTGTGTCCGACGGCGGAACGGTGACCGACCGGCTCGTCGAGTCCAACCGCCACTACGCCGAGGCGTTCAAGGACCCTGGCATGGACGCGCGCCCCGTACTCCAGGTGGCTGTGGTCGCGTGCATGGACGCGCGACTCGACCTGCACAAGGCTCTCGGGCTCGATCTCGGTGACTGCCACACGATCCGCAACGCGGGCGGTGTGGTCACCGACGACGTCATCCGGTCCCTGACCATCAGCCAGCGCGCCCTGGGCACCCGGAGCGTGATACTGATCCACCACACCAGCTGCGGTCTGGAGAGCCTCACCGAGGACTTCCGGATCGAGCTGGAGGAAGAGGTGGGTCAGCGTCCGCCCTGGGCTGTGGAGTCCTTCCGCGATGTCGACCAGGACGTACGCCAGTCGATGCAGCGTGTGCGGACCTCGCCCTTCCTGCTGCACACCGACGACGTCCGGGGCTTCGTCTTCGACGTACGGGCGGGGCTTCTGCGCGAGATCGACCCGGCCGGTCAGAACCCTCAGGAGTGA